One window from the genome of Propionispora hippei DSM 15287 encodes:
- a CDS encoding DUF1667 domain-containing protein, whose product MNYKEEKLHCIVCPLSCSGKIVFQRNEITDISGFSCPRGVRYAQEEVTAPKRTLTTTVRVEGGALPLLPVISRTPLPKEEVLACARALAEITVMAPVFEGDIITGNILNLGIDIVAARDITAAGAPL is encoded by the coding sequence ATGAATTATAAGGAAGAAAAACTGCATTGTATTGTTTGTCCGTTGAGCTGCAGCGGCAAAATTGTTTTTCAGCGAAATGAAATTACCGATATTAGCGGATTTAGCTGCCCCCGTGGTGTTCGCTATGCTCAGGAGGAGGTAACTGCACCGAAACGAACACTGACTACCACGGTACGGGTGGAAGGCGGTGCGCTGCCCCTGCTGCCGGTTATTTCCCGTACTCCGCTGCCGAAGGAAGAAGTTTTGGCCTGTGCCCGTGCTTTGGCGGAAATCACGGTTATGGCGCCTGTTTTTGAAGGAGATATTATTACCGGTAATATATTAAATCTCGGCATTGATATTGTGGCCGCCAGAGATATTACGGCGGCGGGAGCGCCGTTATAG